Genomic window (Thermoflexus sp.):
GGGAAGGATAGGCTCCGCCTCGCCAGGAAAGGACCAGGGACGTAAAGCCCTGGCCCGCGCTCAGCGGGAGGAGCCTGAATGCGTATTCTGCTTTCGCATCGCCTCCCATTCCCGATCCAGGATGGCATAGACGATCAGATCCCCCCACCGGCCGCCGTAACGGCCGGCCTCTTTCAGGATCCCCTCCATTCGAAAGCCCAGGCGCTCCGGGATGGCCCGGCTGCGATGGTTCTCCGGGGCCACCCGGATCTCCACGCGGTGCAGCCGGCGGGTGAGGAACAGATCGTCCAGCACTGTCGCCACCGCCTGGGTCATGATCCCCCGGCCCTGATGGCCGGCATCCAGCCAGTAGCCGATCGAAGCGGAGCCATCTCCCTGATCGATCCGGACGCCTACGACCCCGATCAGGTTTGCCTCCAGCCAGATGCCCA
Coding sequences:
- a CDS encoding GNAT family protein — translated: GIWLEANLIGVVGVRIDQGDGSASIGYWLDAGHQGRGIMTQAVATVLDDLFLTRRLHRVEIRVAPENHRSRAIPERLGFRMEGILKEAGRYGGRWGDLIVYAILDREWEAMRKQNTHSGSSR